In Humulus lupulus chromosome 7, drHumLupu1.1, whole genome shotgun sequence, the following are encoded in one genomic region:
- the LOC133789756 gene encoding uncharacterized protein LOC133789756 isoform X2 → MKAKKELFSTTDVLHIFRQLCAGLEHMHNLDPPYAHNDVKPGNVLITHGKGQPPLAILMDFGSARPARRQIQSRSEALQLNGHLSIVQHLFELLGCGIVQVMQISMRELIFVH, encoded by the exons ATGAAAGCTAAAAAGGAGTTATTCTCAACCACCGATGTTCTTCATATATTTAGACAG CTTTGTGCAGGACTCGAGCACATGCACAATTTAGATCCACCATATGCTCATAATGATGTCAAGCCTGGTAATGTCCTCATAACTCATGGGAAAGGACAACCACCACTAGCCATATTGATGGATTTTGGCAGTGCTCGGCCTGCAAGGAGGCAGATTCAATCTCGTTCTGAGGCACTACAATT GAATGGGCATCTGAGCATTGTTCAACACCTTTTCGAGCTCCTGGGTTGTGGGATTGTCCAAGTAATGCAGATATCGATGAGAGAGCTGATATTTGTTCATTAG
- the LOC133789756 gene encoding uncharacterized protein LOC133789756 isoform X1, with translation MKAKKELFSTTDVLHIFRQLCAGLEHMHNLDPPYAHNDVKPGNVLITHGKGQPPLAILMDFGSARPARRQIQSRSEALQLQEWASEHCSTPFRAPGLWDCPSNADIDERADICSLGCTLYAKMR, from the exons ATGAAAGCTAAAAAGGAGTTATTCTCAACCACCGATGTTCTTCATATATTTAGACAG CTTTGTGCAGGACTCGAGCACATGCACAATTTAGATCCACCATATGCTCATAATGATGTCAAGCCTGGTAATGTCCTCATAACTCATGGGAAAGGACAACCACCACTAGCCATATTGATGGATTTTGGCAGTGCTCGGCCTGCAAGGAGGCAGATTCAATCTCGTTCTGAGGCACTACAATTGCAG GAATGGGCATCTGAGCATTGTTCAACACCTTTTCGAGCTCCTGGGTTGTGGGATTGTCCAAGTAATGCAGATATCGATGAGAGAGCTGATATTTGTTCATTAGGATGCACTTTATATGCGAAAATGCGATAA